From the genome of Anopheles ziemanni chromosome X unlocalized genomic scaffold, idAnoZiCoDA_A2_x.2 X_unloc_91, whole genome shotgun sequence:
GCTCTATGTCGAACCCGGCTCGGATGGCCGCCTTGCCAAGGTTGATCACTTCCAGCGGgctcgttcgatcgatcgttttgaaaacctTACCCGGACGGGAAGGTGTCTTGTGTACTCGAACGAACGCCTGTCCTACCGCTTCCTCCGATCGTCCATCTGCGGCACTGATTTGTACAACCATGTTCGTGGGATTGCGCATACAGCTATCGTGCGTTGCCTTTATCGCATTGCCCTGATACAGCTGCACGATCGTTTCATCGGTGATGGCCTCGAGATCGATTTCGCGTCGCTTCGCTTGCTGCGCTAGCAGCGTGCTTCCAACCATCGCTTGAAGCGCATTCCGTGTCTTACAAAGACCGAGCCCGATCGAGCCGAGTACGAGCGATTTCAAGCAGGCTCCTTCGTCTTCCAAGAGCGCCGACTCGGCGAAGTCCAGTGGTGAGCAGAACATCTCGCAAATTTGCGGAATATCGCGCATGGCGGAAATAAGTATGGAATCGCCGGTGTCGCGTTTACCCGCACGCCCTGCGTGGCCAACCATTTGTTTGTAGCGACTTAGCGTaaaaaaatcgctcccaatgTAAGGAGAGCAGATTATTACACGTTTCGCCGAAAGATTCACACTGGCGGCCAGAGTGGAAGTGCACACGATCACCGAAAGGATGCCGGCCCGGAATGCATCCTCGATCATACGACGCTCGTCCTGCGTTAACCTACCGTGATGGTACGCGACCCCGACACGAAACGAATGCGGAAGGATTGGTGCAACGGACCCGTCATCCTGGAGAGACTTTATAATCTGCGCTTTTTCCTCTGCCCGGTGCTGGGCAAATGAATCCGGCAAGTTGGCCGCTAGCATGGCGCACAAACTTTCACACCTGTTTCTGGTAGgacaaaacaccaaacacgaACCCTTGGGGATTACTTCCATGATCAGACCAATCACATGGTCCACGTCGATCCGCCGCAGTTCCTCACCGTAGTTAAACTCTAACTTTCGCTTTTCTCCTAACACATCAAATATGCGTTCGGCTTGGCTGCGAACCTCGAACAGATCTTCCCCCCACTTGATGTATTCCTTCAACTCCACCGGCCGATTTTCGCGACAGTAAACGTCGGCTAGCATGAAACGGGCCAATTCACCCAAGTTTCCGATAGAAGCACTCATTCCTACGATCTGAATTCCGGCTCGTAGCGACTGCACCTTGGTGATCAACATCTCCAGAGTGCCCCCGTGTCGCTGCTCTCCAATCATATGCAGTTCGTCGATCACGATCAGCCCGATCTCGTCCGCGCGACCCACCTCGATGAGAGAGTTCATGAGGAtgagcgatttttcgatcgtacAAACAAAGATCGTGTTTTTTCTGTGCCGTTTGTGCGGCGGACATTGTCCCCTACCACCGGTGTACTCCTCCAATAAAAACTGCAGCTCGATCGAGAACGGAGTGAGCGCGATCAGCTTCTCCTGAGCGGATGAAACGTACGGCACGACGAACATGACGTTCCGCAGGCGGCAAATAATCTCCCGTAGCATAAGAATCTCCGCCACCAGTGTCTTTCCACCGCTCGTTGGCAGTGCGTAGATCAAATTACGTCTCTCGTCGATCGCCGGCAAGTCCAGACACTCCTGCTGCCAATCGTACAGCTCGCCAATACCACGAAAGTCTCGCAGCATTCGCCGAACGTTGTTCGGTAGCCCAAAGAACGGACCCTTCTCGAGGAAAAGCGACGATACGTGGGGTACGGTGAACTTTGGCTTTGTAGTCTGATCTGAAATTCGCTCATCACGATTGATGGCCGCTATGGTCGAGTTGCTGGTCCTCATTCGCGAGCTTCCCTCGCCTATCGCATTCGCCATCGGCTCAATGTTGGTCATGTCGTGCAGCGTACGGTCACAGATTTCAAAAATCCGCAACCCTTCGCTCACCTTCTGCAGCTCGAAGGTACGTTCGGCTTCAGCGGCTACCTGCTGGAAATGTGACGGACGCTCCGGATGACCTATTTGTGATGCACCGATCGCGACGATTCGCTCCACCCCCTCATCAGCGAGGGACTCGTCTTGCCGCATGTACTGCGAACAGATGTCCTGGTTTGTGTACACCTCGAACCCGTTACTCTCTCGCAGCATATCACCGACGTGCGTTACTGGTTTGGTGGACCCGATCCGTTTCAGTTTAGCCTTGATTATTTCGTCCGTGTCAAGTTGATCATGGCTGGCGATCGGTACCTGTCCACATGGTAGCATTTCAGCATcgtcattttccaccccggaCCACAGAGGACGAACCGGAGGAGTTTCCTCGTTTGCAACGTTTGACCGATTTGATGTTAGATTTTCATTACAGCCACTGTCCCTCCCTCCGTCGCGCACCTCGCTACCGTCCatgttcattttaagcacATAAATCTTTCGACTACTTACAGCTGATTTTTGCAGTTTCGGAGGACTTGCCATAAGCCTTCTTTCAATGGCTGTTACAggaaaacagttttgaaataaagtaaaaagtatCTTAAATCCTACGTTATTGTCACTCGTATAAAGCGTTCACCTACCTCCAACTGATTTGGAACGTTTTCGAAACGGCGTGATCGGTTGATCGGCTGCACCGCCCCATGAGGTACGCGGCTTCGAacgtttgacttttttctcgatgctggccaaatcgaccgcgttcAGCAACGTGCTATCTAGCTCCAACAGTTTCGTACTTAAG
Proteins encoded in this window:
- the LOC131292725 gene encoding helicase POLQ-like — encoded protein: MSGNRSSRGRQMLPTTARKCLISPNLRSAARGVAPAAPAANPVDFRAPVTACTSKPKDDLSTKLLELDSTLLNAVDLASIEKKVKRSKPRTSWGGAADQPITPFRKRSKSVGAIERRLMASPPKLQKSAVSSRKIYVLKMNMDGSEVRDGGRDSGCNENLTSNRSNVANEETPPVRPLWSGVENDDAEMLPCGQVPIASHDQLDTDEIIKAKLKRIGSTKPVTHVGDMLRESNGFEVYTNQDICSQYMRQDESLADEGVERIVAIGASQIGHPERPSHFQQVAAEAERTFELQKVSEGLRIFEICDRTLHDMTNIEPMANAIGEGSSRMRTSNSTIAAINRDERISDQTTKPKFTVPHVSSLFLEKGPFFGLPNNVRRMLRDFRGIGELYDWQQECLDLPAIDERRNLIYALPTSGGKTLVAEILMLREIICRLRNVMFVVPYVSSAQEKLIALTPFSIELQFLLEEYTGGRGQCPPHKRHRKNTIFVCTIEKSLILMNSLIEVGRADEIGLIVIDELHMIGEQRHGGTLEMLITKVQSLRAGIQIVGMSASIGNLGELARFMLADVYCRENRPVELKEYIKWGEDLFEVRSQAERIFDVLGEKRKLEFNYGEELRRIDVDHVIGLIMEVIPKGSCLVFCPTRNRCESLCAMLAANLPDSFAQHRAEEKAQIIKSLQDDGSVAPILPHSFRVGVAYHHGRLTQDERRMIEDAFRAGILSVIVCTSTLAASVNLSAKRVIICSPYIGSDFFTLSRYKQMVGHAGRAGKRDTGDSILISAMRDIPQICEMFCSPLDFAESALLEDEGACLKSLVLGSIGLGLCKTRNALQAMVGSTLLAQQAKRREIDLEAITDETIVQLYQGNAIKATHDSCMRNPTNMVVQISAADGRSEEAVGQAFVRVHKTPSRPGKVFKTIDRTSPLEVINLGKAAIRAGFDIERAVRFYNEMQELGKRLCVLDEFDLLFLILLEDGLEVYFKIEDLIILTSKLSDALRKIAARYNISQVVIEKILKRRTVPDETMFLMQRFFRVLIVHDLWGQTDLQEVALKYRVSAGAIQTLMTAAAGTAHSLLRMCEEIPELWAFQHLLTGMTKRLTHYCKLELMPLMELPSMKLGRAKQLYRAGYTTLGSLARAKSKELVETIEYMNYRTANQLILSAKAKLMEQVDVLREQAEEYLSQMNR